The Hymenobacter sp. 5317J-9 genome has a window encoding:
- a CDS encoding peptidoglycan recognition family protein — protein MKQYPDREFDILPAYLPLGTRRRGFALTAPGPDPLRARFLVAHDTGNPGSTAAGNVRYYRDTYLIKPPASAHLFVDDHQILECVPALTAPPEKAWHVLYDRREDNILYGCNSNDAAIGVEYCYGGAINADEAYRRYVWLLAYLCVHFQLDPRRDITGHCFLDPGRKFDPVAGLSHSRRTFPQLLADVTAIFQSIGGTLPGLPPLPSSVAAQGLVNIRQGEPFRRAPVARQVPAGAVLAVQGRVVGEAVSGNDDWYELSPGGLFCWSGAVR, from the coding sequence ATGAAACAGTACCCCGACCGCGAATTTGACATTTTGCCCGCTTACCTGCCCTTAGGCACCCGCCGTCGTGGCTTCGCCCTCACGGCTCCCGGCCCCGACCCGTTGCGGGCGCGCTTTCTGGTGGCCCACGACACCGGTAATCCGGGCTCGACGGCTGCCGGCAATGTGCGCTACTACCGCGACACCTACCTGATTAAGCCACCCGCTTCGGCCCATTTATTCGTCGACGACCACCAGATTCTGGAGTGCGTGCCGGCCCTCACGGCCCCGCCCGAAAAAGCCTGGCATGTGCTGTACGACCGGCGCGAAGACAACATCCTCTACGGCTGTAACTCCAACGATGCGGCCATTGGGGTGGAGTATTGCTACGGCGGGGCCATCAATGCCGACGAAGCCTACCGGCGCTACGTGTGGCTGCTGGCCTACCTCTGCGTCCATTTTCAGCTCGACCCGCGGCGCGACATCACCGGCCATTGCTTTCTCGACCCCGGCCGAAAGTTCGACCCGGTGGCGGGCTTGTCGCATAGCCGCCGCACGTTTCCGCAGCTGTTGGCCGACGTCACGGCCATCTTTCAGAGCATTGGCGGGACGCTGCCCGGCTTGCCGCCGCTGCCCAGCAGCGTAGCCGCCCAGGGCCTGGTCAACATCCGGCAGGGCGAACCGTTTCGACGCGCGCCGGTGGCCCGGCAGGTGCCGGCCGGGGCGGTGCTGGCGGTGCAGGGCCGCGTGGTGGGCGAAGCCGTGAGCGGCAACGACGACTGGTACGAGCTCAGCCCCGGCGGGCTCTTTTGCTGGAGCGGGGCCGTGCGCTAA